From the genome of Ooceraea biroi isolate clonal line C1 chromosome 10, Obir_v5.4, whole genome shotgun sequence:
CAACGGTAGTTAAATAAATAGGAATGTATTTACTTTAATAGTGGCgaaatgtatatatagtaGAGGTAATAGCAACATTATCTAAATTATCTGAATTACCCCCATTTGTAACAGAGAGGAATATTCTTACTGTGtagactatattttatataatatctttgcGCAAGCGTAGTTATAACATTTCTGTCTTggcaaaaaaaaagtattcaGTATTACTCGATACGCCGTGCgttacttttctctcttccattATGAGCCATAGTGTGTATTTCACTATGAGTCAAGTTTATTTATGTGATATTAATTCATTCGTATGCAGTGTGAGAAATCTGCCTAATTACTGTGTTTCTTTCTTATTATGAATAAATCGGAGACGAGAATAtttcagtaatattaattcaataatattaatttaataattatatcttattttattatgcgatagaaattttttatgttatcaCCGTACGGAATAAATCACGTAAAAAGAAAGACGTAAAGCGATATGAAACGACGCTAgtaattgtgaaaaatatttaattttattcgaaacaTGTGTATCAGTAATTGTTCATATAATATGTGCAACgtttagttttaataaaagtaaacgtaaaatacatgcatatgttgaatttgattatttatttaaatatatagttctgcaatttgtaaaatatattgttctaAAATTAAAGATTGTCGTAAAATAGAACTTGAAACACGAGATTCTTAAACTTTAATATTCTAAATTCTATGcagttttctttaatttataatataatatactactttatacatatattagaaacattatttaatagtGTTTTTATTACTATACTTATAACCGTAGTAAAAGTACttataactgtaataatcGCCACTACTTAATACTGAAGTGATCTTTTGCTAATGTGTAAGAGTTACAGCTATAAAACTATTAAGCCTATAAAATTGATAAGTAACTATATTTgtcaaaatatcgaaatattatatataatcgaaatgttatatattgtacataatctaataattgtacttacattattagaaataaagCAATATTTCTTTGCTATATTGAACAAATTctaaatatatgtgttacacAACTATACTTCAAACAAATTTatctaattaataatgaataattaataataatgaattttctATACTTTCACTTTTTACTATCGTGTAGAATAAAGCATCGTAAAGTAGGATATCGCCGTACTCGTGAGCTGgaagaaatatatgaaattgttCGCAAAATTCACATTAAAGCTGCAGTTTTCCATGAtcacaagtttttattttaccgAACAAAACCCTTCCAAAGATGCAACAAATATGCTGCCAAATGTTAGCGTGACATCTACGTTCGCTCTCtgcattataaataacatCAATTTTTGTGTATGCAATGGTGCTACGTACCACGGTGcattataactgtaatatttttaatataatcatctaaatgtaatgaaatatgaaaacatttcctcaatgttataaatatttaattatgtgagGGTTCGAAAATAGCCGaattgtatattgtacatataaatttaaatttgcttAAGAGGCAGTCCACGTGGACGTACTTTGGAAGTTGCCGCGAAACATGATACTCACGTTGCTTGGTGTAGCTTTGTTCCATGATCTGTTATTTGTTGCCCTGCATAATTACCACCAAACATGTAACTTAAGTGAGTAATTATCAATCCACTGACAACGAATATCTCATTAGTATTCTTTGTTGTAATGATTTGAAGAAACTACGAGTAAACGTAATTTAGAAACTGATACACAATTTCACacagagaaaagaatattacTTACTTGGAAGAGATTAATGCTCAAAGAGCTAACGCCAATTATGATCAGAATATCGTATGATACTGCAAAACTCGATGTAAAaacgtcgatgaacctttaacgAGTAGCTGAATTTGgcaattattgtattataaggACGAATAATGCGAGTTTCAATATcgcaatatacatatttacgtTCATTTGTGATATTTATGTTCTCGCGtaataagtatataaatatcttctaaattTCTTAATGATGTTAGTCGTTTGATTTACAgtcattttttacataaaggAATGCAATGTTGTTCacttctaaatataatatcaaaatatacattagAAACGTTAAATGTTTGCGTGATTCTAAAAATGTTACCCATCGAGATTGTGAATTAAATTCCATTTGAAGCAAGTATTGAAAACAAGAGAAAACATCTTTGTTTCTCTCTAGttagttattaaattattatgctcaatattgaacaaaaaagatattaatatcaaatgtaCGAGAGGTATATTTCACGGTCATTACTTTAAacagatgaaaataaaaagaaatatactgtaataaaaactgtaaaacgctataatgaaaaattgtaaaattataaaaatgagtataaAAATACTAACTCAATAGCCCGTCGATGAATAATAACCGCATTTACAATTCTCCTGTATAAAAGATATTCCTTTTTAGGACTAGGAATCGCCAATATGTCCTCTCCGATAGCATTTTCTACCCTGTAGCTACATGAATCAAGTATACTCAGATATGCTCCgatcgaaataaatatatctaacaATAATTAAGAAGAGATATGCTTGTTCATACATACAAGCAGAAAACGTATTTAATGTTACCTAGCGACTTTAAGTAATGCACATCCATGCAGGATATACGACATAATAGTCGTACTGGTGCAACATAACGCAATTGCCGCTAGATGCACGGCAAATATTTCATGTAACAACATAGCATATAAATATTCCTcttgattgataaaatattccgCGAACACGATCAGATGAAGCGGCCGTGATTCGTTCAATGGTAATATGAGGTCAAGTATTACAGgtagaaattgtaatatacCAGCACAAAGTAAACAACAATAAGAAAACGCTAAGGAAAGcattaaatctaattttaatattttttccgatcatatgtaaattatagTTACAAAACGTCTAAgatatactataaaatattctttatcttgtcattaaaaagaatagacggagaatataatatatatttctctattATTTGTCTCTTTAAgaatacatatacacatgtataacACAAAAATCTATATTCTTACCGAATGCTATGATTGTAAGAAGTCTTGCATACCAagcatatttttctaaaatatcaatttcgaCTTTGTCTTTCAAGAAATTCCAATCGCTTCGTATTAGCTCCAGCAACCGCTTCATCTgttcaaatcatttttcttatcAATTGTTAAAATAGACTTTATTTTCTAAACGTGATAGAGGCGCCGAAACTGACATAGACCTTCTAAAGAGACATACTCCTATTTCTCAGAAAGTAAATTTTAcactttatcaaaattaatatcaaagcGATCTATTTAGGTAGTTAACGTATTAAGAactcataatttatttatttcttgtttgtttataTGCTAAATGAGCTTATATCGAGTTCTTGAAGTTCGAAAGTTTTCTATAAGTTCTTTGACAAATTACGTAGTTTAAACAACGTGTTAGTGatctttctttataatatcaagATCTTCTACATGCTTGTAgctttctaaaattattttatttttatttttatctttattacttttttttacagtacgatttcaaaaatttagaatttaaatttgagagTTTGCCGTAATCCTACATACTTTATGCTCCATTCTGCGATCAACATAACTTAATATCGATCCTTGATGGGATACATGATgtttgacaatatttttatttttgttattacgtatgtgttttgtatattattgcataaatacttttatatatactattattattacataaatactgttataaatactattgaaatattaaatgtttaataaatttatattatataaccgtttaatatgttatttggactatttatttaaagatatttttaacatatttcataattGTTAATAGATATATCTGTTTTGGCGCCCAATTTCTCAGAGTTTCCGTGTGTcttagaaaaatgttattttcttatattgtatgtgtgtacgcaaatttttatttcagttaaGATAACCTCCAAAAACAAAATGGTGTATTGATTTTGGCGTCTGTCCTCTAATGAAATGTTCAAATAAccgatttattttgttaaacttaCACTGTCTGCGTGAATGATAAAAAGACAATACTTCATTGTGACAAACATAGTGGGGAAGACAAACGAGAGAATCTTAAGGACAAACATCAAATTAGGCTGTATTGCAGTCAAAAAAACCAGCAACTAAAATCAATACATatctttacatatatttacatatcttacatacacatattatatattataaattattttgatcgAAAGACCCAAAACAGATTACATCTAATAAGGCATATTTTAATGCGCGATAAAAATTACAGGAAGATGGCTGTGTAAACAAGAGGAAACTcatatgcatgtataaaaagcatatattatacattcataTAACTTATTAGGTATAAGAATTGCCGTACTTTAGCTTACATGcacattgaaaataaaagattaaaacaaaGGAAGTCTAGGGTGtactaatatttatatttaatgatatttaatgatCACTGTTTAAATACAACCACAAGAAGAGTTGCAAGTACGatttgatatatgtatacaatatcCGACGTACCTGGACaataataaatgtcaaaaaaattccAGTAAACACTCCTTTCTGTATTCGTATAAAATATGACTGTTGATAAGGCCACAAGCCAACCATTTTAAGGAGAATTCGATTCAATTTAAAGTAGCGCTTGTTGAATTCATGCATCACGTACGAAAGCAGCGACACAATAGTGGAACGTCTCTCAGAATTTCTAGAATgccttttgaaattttttcgtaTATTTTCAAGTATGCATATCGCGTGATACAATGGTAGTTAAATAAATAGGACTGTAGTTACTTTAACAGCGGcgaaatgtacatatattataggtAATAGCaatattatcgaaattatcTGAATTACCCCCATTTATAACAGAGAGGAATATTCTTACTGTGTAgactatatattttatataatgtgtTTGCGCAAGCGTAGTTATGACATTTCTGTCTTGgcaaaaaaaaatattcagtaTTACTCGATACGCCGTGCGATACTTTTCTCCCTTCCATCGTGAACAATAGCGTGCATTTCACTATGAGTCAAGTTTATATATGTGATATTAATTCATTCATATACAGTGTGAGAAGGCTTCCTAAGtattgtatttcttttttattatgaataaatcGGAGACgagaatatttcaataatattaattcaataattatatcttattgTGTTATCCGATGGAAATATTTGACATTATCACCGTACACGCAAAATTAAATCCCGCAAAAGTTAAGACATAAAGCGACGTGTATCAGTTGTGAAATATATAGTGACTTTATTTGAAACATGTGTATGAATAgttgtttatataaaatgcacAATGCctgtttataaaatttaaacttaaaGTGCGTGGACAAGTGGaatttcgttattaatttattgtaaaatatatcataattaagatcattgtaaaaatggaaacactaaattcttaaatttttaattctatatttatactatattatttttaatgtatattatacgtatattatacgtataatgtatattatacgttATACACACATTATGTAGTAGTTTTCATATATCTATAATCGTAATAATCGTTAATacaatttgaatattgaagTTAATATTGAAGTGATTTCTTGCTATAATATGTAAGTATAACAGCTCctatcgaaaaatataattgcattcTTGGACGTTTACAATATTACCGCGTGGCATAAATTACAGTAAAGTATGACAAGGATGTGCTTAGAAGctgcaatataatattgttttataataatatatcaaacattattaaaacgAGAAGTCACTGGATTATTAATGCAATGCGATTATTACCGTGGCGAAACCTTCCAGAGATCCAATGAATATACCTCCAATTTGCAACACGAAGGCTTTTGTACCTCGTTGCAACAGAAACATTACCAACTTTTGAATTCGTATAGGAGCTGCATACCAAGGTATATCATATCTATTACACAgcagatttctaattatattcataaacaataggcgagagaaatttatttaattataagcaACACTAAAATTATGCAGTAATTACGTACGCTGCTGTGAAAATGTCGTCGAAATGGTCCGTCATTACTTGCGACCCGTAATTCGCCCAGAACATGTATAGGAAATGCGCGCCGATAAGGAAAATACTTATTAAAGCTTCCTCCATATTATGTGTGTACAAGAATGCTTGAAAAAGCTACGATGAGTGACAATAACTACTTCTATTGTATGGCGTTCATCAgcgatatttaaaaagatatttcttaaatcagagatattaaaaaaaagaattgcgCTTAAATACATAGTTGTATACACGAGAACAGTTTGTGGAAACAAAATCGTCACGTAAATTAGTATTACTtacacgaaataaattgaGGCTCAGAGAAATTACGCCAATTATAATTAGACCGAGATACGACATCATGAAAGGTGATACCAAGATGTCTgcatatctttaatattaagaATGTTACGATACATGAATATACATAGATAATTCTTTCGCTTGTAGGAGAAAcagatataatacaataacataatacaataataactctggtcgagaaattaaaaactaataattataataaacctCTAGTTGTCTGTGTAAATACTAACTCAACAGCTTTCCGATGAATATCCACGGCGTTAACAATTTCGTTTTGGATGTCTTTTCGTTTGgcaatatataaaagtttatatttatCCATTGCGTGTTCCATCCGATGgctaataaatttataaatgttcCTATGTAGTTTAAATTGCCCAAATATCACTTAAAAAAGTTCAATGGCTTTACCATGCAATTTTAAACATTGCACATGAGTGATGTCCAAACGTAAGTAATGAAGCTCCTGTAGACACTACTGTGGCTGCACCAACAGTCAATGACAAAATTGTGTAAAATGCGATCACgtaaaagtatttttcttcattgatAAAGAACTCTAAACGAACGTAAAAGCGCCGTGGTCGAGATATATTTAACGGAATGATAATATCCGAAATGACAGGTAGAAACTGCATAAGTGTGAAAGTGCACAATAACAGTGTGCCAAACGCTACGAAAAAAAACTGAATGAATTTTTAAGCTATAAGTAAAacaaatgattaataaattattattcgtcGAAAAAGATTATCATCGGTTGTTTATTTGCCTCGCGCCGtaagaaattgaaattgacATTTGGCAAAATTAAACAAGACATGTTAAAAGAAACGATGGTCAATTTTgcttaaaacattttgtattagcattgcataattatatgtttaacatggtcgaaaaaatgtttcagttaaaaagttttcgttaaaattataataattatattcgaaatcacagaaaataatcaatgcagaatttatatgaaacgtgtaaaaatattatgcaaaatagagttaataaaaataattagattGTATTCTTGATTACTTACGTACACGTAAAAGTAATCATGTATAATCTAGAGGTATTGGCGTATTGTTTTACTATCTGTAACTCTTTATCATTCAATGTAGTCCAATTGTGTTCTATCCCCTCCAACAGTAACTTTACCTATTTgaccaaaataaaatatgaaaatttgccTGATAAAACTGTAGCGTGCAACTTACTGCTTTGCTATTGATGCaaaatgcattatattttactaGATAAATCATTGGTGGGAAAGCTTGCGACAGTATGTTGAGAAATAAATCCACGCTGTATTTTTCCGTGAAAAGTAGTAATAgctatagaaaaatattttatactgatGAACAGGCAACAAAAGATTTTTCACATCATTCAAttgttttatgatattttccaacggtattttaaaaaactctgCGTTACacgtattaaaatatgtaacaaatatttaaataaaaaatgctctGTATGgattgtttaatataatacaacgaATACCTGACAGACGATAAACGATATGAGTATTCCCATTGAAAATAGTCtctgtatatatacaaatttatttttctgatacGGCCAGATACCcaatagtaataaaactaTCCGGTTAATATTATAGAACGGAGACTTAACGAATAACATCGTTCC
Proteins encoded in this window:
- the LOC113562726 gene encoding uncharacterized protein LOC113562726 isoform X1; amino-acid sequence: MLFVKSPFYNINRIVLLLLGIWPYQKNKFVYIQRLFSMGILISFIVCQLLLLFTEKYSVDLFLNILSQAFPPMIYLVKYNAFCINSKAVKLLLEGIEHNWTTLNDKELQIVKQYANTSRLYMITFTSFGTLLLCTFTLMQFLPVISDIIIPLNISRPRRFYVRLEFFINEEKYFYVIAFYTILSLTVGAATVVSTGASLLTFGHHSCAMFKIACHRMEHAMDKYKLLYIAKRKDIQNEIVNAVDIHRKAVEYADILVSPFMMSYLGLIIIGVISLSLNLFRLFQAFLYTHNMEEALISIFLIGAHFLYMFWANYGSQVMTDHFDDIFTAAYDIPWYAAPIRIQKLVMFLLQRGTKAFVLQIGGIFIGSLEGFATLLSTSLSYFTVIYATR
- the LOC105285773 gene encoding uncharacterized protein LOC105285773 isoform X2, producing MHEFNKRYFKLNRILLKMVGLWPYQQSYFIRIQKGVFTGIFLTFIIVQLLVFLTAIQPNLMFVLKILSFVFPTMFVTMKYCLFIIHADSMKRLLELIRSDWNFLKDKVEIDILEKYAWYARLLTIIAFAFSYCCLLCAGILQFLPVILDLILPLNESRPLHLIVFAEYFINQEEYLYAMLLHEIFAVHLAAIALCCTSTTIMSYILHGCALLKVARVENAIGEDILAIPSPKKEYLLYRRIVNAVIIHRRAIEFIDVFTSSFAVSYDILIIIGVSSLSINLFQFLQIITTKNTNEIFVVSGLIITHLSYMFGGNYAGQQITDHGTKLHQATYNAPWYVAPLHTQKLMLFIMQRANVDVTLTFGSIFVASLEGFCSLTSTAISYFTMLYSTR
- the LOC113562726 gene encoding uncharacterized protein LOC113562726 isoform X3; the encoded protein is MLFVKSPFYNINRIVLLLLGIWPYQKNKFVYIQRLFSMGILISFIVCQLLLLFTEKYSVDLFLNILSQAFPPMIYLVKLLLEGIEHNWTTLNDKELQIVKQYANTSRLYMITFTSFGTLLLCTFTLMQFLPVISDIIIPLNISRPRRFYVRLEFFINEEKYFYVIAFYTILSLTVGAATVVSTGASLLTFGHHSCAMFKIACHRMEHAMDKYKLLYIAKRKDIQNEIVNAVDIHRKAVEYADILVSPFMMSYLGLIIIGVISLSLNLFRLFQAFLYTHNMEEALISIFLIGAHFLYMFWANYGSQVMTDHFDDIFTAAYDIPWYAAPIRIQKLVMFLLQRGTKAFVLQIGGIFIGSLEGFATLLSTSLSYFTVIYATR
- the LOC105285773 gene encoding uncharacterized protein LOC105285773 isoform X3; translated protein: MHEFNKRYFKLNRILLKMVGLWPYQQSYFIRIQKGVFTGIFLTFIIVQMKRLLELIRSDWNFLKDKVEIDILEKYAWYARLLTIIAFAFSYCCLLCAGILQFLPVILDLILPLNESRPLHLIVFAEYFINQEEYLYAMLLHEIFAVHLAAIALCCTSTTIMSYILHGCALLKVASYRVENAIGEDILAIPSPKKEYLLYRRIVNAVIIHRRAIEFIDVFTSSFAVSYDILIIIGVSSLSINLFQFLQIITTKNTNEIFVVSGLIITHLSYMFGGNYAGQQITDHGTKLHQATYNAPWYVAPLHTQKLMLFIMQRANVDVTLTFGSIFVASLEGFCSLTSTAISYFTMLYSTR
- the LOC105285773 gene encoding uncharacterized protein LOC105285773 isoform X1 produces the protein MHEFNKRYFKLNRILLKMVGLWPYQQSYFIRIQKGVFTGIFLTFIIVQLLVFLTAIQPNLMFVLKILSFVFPTMFVTMKYCLFIIHADSMKRLLELIRSDWNFLKDKVEIDILEKYAWYARLLTIIAFAFSYCCLLCAGILQFLPVILDLILPLNESRPLHLIVFAEYFINQEEYLYAMLLHEIFAVHLAAIALCCTSTTIMSYILHGCALLKVASYRVENAIGEDILAIPSPKKEYLLYRRIVNAVIIHRRAIEFIDVFTSSFAVSYDILIIIGVSSLSINLFQFLQIITTKNTNEIFVVSGLIITHLSYMFGGNYAGQQITDHGTKLHQATYNAPWYVAPLHTQKLMLFIMQRANVDVTLTFGSIFVASLEGFCSLTSTAISYFTMLYSTR
- the LOC113562726 gene encoding uncharacterized protein LOC113562726 isoform X2; translation: MLFVKSPFYNINRIVLLLLGIWPYQKNKFVYIQRLFSMGILISFIVCQLLLLFTEKYSVDLFLNILSQAFPPMIYLVKYNAFCINSKAVKLLLEGIEHNWTTLNDKELQIVKQYANTSRLYMITFTSFGTLLLCTFTLMQFLPVISDIIIPLNISRPRRFYVRLEFFINEEKYFYVIAFYTILSLTVGAATVVSTGASLLTFGHHSCAMFKIACHRMEHAMDKYKLLYIAKRKDIQNEIVNAVDIHRKAVEYADILVSPFMMSYLGLIIIGVISLSLNLFRLFQAFLYTHNMEEALISIFLIGAHFLYMFWANYGSQVMTDHFDDIFTAASYTNSKVGNVSVATRYKSLRVANWRYIHWISGRFRHASKHILVILYCNLCHAVIL